Genomic DNA from Manihot esculenta cultivar AM560-2 chromosome 15, M.esculenta_v8, whole genome shotgun sequence:
aaggaaaaaaagtGGATGGCTGGTAAGCTTTTTTTTGAAAGAAGAAAATGGCAAAATAGACAATTCACACAGGAAAACTCACTATAAATAATAGTGAAGTAGGGTTTCAGATGTCAATGCCTTTGAGAGAACAGAGCGGAGCGGGCGGCGTAGCCTCCATTGCCGTCTCTGTTCCGTTGCAGGCAAATAGAAACGTAGTTTTAATTCCTTTCACTATGTGCAAGCAGATGTTGTGGCTCGCAGTTCGAAGAAAGGTGTTAATACACTCTTCAATCCTCATATTTCATTAATTCCTTTATGCTTAGAATGTCATTGTTTTTCTGAAATGGAGATGAAGGCCGATCCAAATGGGTTCTTGTTTGAAATTCCTAGTTACGAGAGCTCAATTTCACCCGGCCAACAGTTGATCTTTGGGGTAGCCTCAAGGTTTTACATGTTCTCTATCATGTTTTAATTCAGGGAACTACCCTAAATTTCATTTTCCTTCAGGGAATTATTGAGTGATAtacaagtgttttttttttgagaaaaaaaaaatctgtctTCTATTCAGTAGATGATCCGTTTTTCAGTAAACTACAGCATTAAAAATATCTATGACCAATGGCATCATCGCTGAATTCATTTTCGGTTTTTGGATTACATGTACTGCAACTTGAACTCACAATCGTTGAAGCAAATCTGATTTGGTTTAGGAAAACATGTATCATGAAATTGGGTGTATGTCTAGTAAACGAGGGGCCTGAAGATCATTGAACGAAATTAGaaattgttaaaaattaaaagtttgtaCGACATCTAAATTTGAGCTTCATGTTCAGGCCAAGAGTTACAATTGAGGGAGGAGCATGGAAGTTTTTTCAAAGTAAAATTGTTGCCAGAGCCATATTAGATTCCATAGCGCGAAGATGTGCGCATCCAAAAGGGAAGAACGAAACTCCTTGATGAAATCTCTGGTTCCTTTGCCCTAGTTGGGTTTCTTCATGTAGAATGATCGCTGGCGAAGGAACCTGCACTCCAACAGGTTATGTCATACACCGAAGTCTTTGTTTCTTCACTAGGTATGAataaaatcagaaaaaaaaaaacaagcgaataaaaactaatttatgaataaataaaaacaaataatattattaaacataaataatttttacaattttttgaacaaattatattataattaattattaatttttaaaaattcaattatctttttcattataattataataaattaaaaatatttaattttattatttaatatttaaagtgtGGACTGTTTGTATTTTatccttatttttaatatgcaTCGCATATCGTCATGTATAACATAATATTATCATGCTGTATTCTTTTTGTCCCATTAATAACcactatttttcttttatttatttcaaatgtATAACATTTTCTAAGTAGTAATTTATGCAAAAAATATGAGTTATTTAATATCTAACGAAATAATATAAGTATAGTAcattaaaataagataaaaaaattatttttttactatatatatacattttaaattaaatatttatattaatattttgaaaaaccAATTACACAATTCTAAATACAAACATTGAATATGAtaattgttaactttaatttcatacgagttaaaaaaaatttataactttaTCAATATAAGAAGAATTGggaattaattttaactagcccattaaatttaataattcattATCATAATACTGAATAATCATTATTTTAGAgttgattcaataaaatttCAGAGATATTAACTTACCCCCTTTTTATTTGTttctatatattaattttttaaacgagTATAGgctttgaaaatataaatggaAAAAAAAGGGAGAAAATCCCTCGAAAAGCTGTCGGCATGTGGATTGCTTTCAACGTCACCGTGTGAAAACGGCAAGTCGGCGAGGGCATTCATCCTACGTGAAAATGGttgtttttttgtttaaaaaacaaacggaagaaaaagagaaattgGGTGTcctttgtttaattttatttaaaacataaaaaaatctaaataactttaaaataacaatcattatattaatttacattGACAATCACATGTGTACATTTTAAAAAAGTATAGCAAGATAAGTATTTTATGAAGAAACATACCATTTtgcataatatttaaaataaaatttttaaaagaaaagccgTAAGCttcaaaatgatttttttttaaaagaaaaaacttcACAAATGAATTATTTACAATTTATATTTCTaagaaactaaaaaaaaattatttatttatttatacagTTGAGTAGTTGATTGCAGGGCCCAACGAAACAGCCTTAACTTTCGCGTACAAGATGTTCACAACGTGTGTTAGGCGCGTGGCGCCCAACTGTCAGTCACAGTCTCGCTCTCATTGATCTCATCAATTCATCCACATCGATTGCTTCTACTAGGAGCCTTTGAACGCTTGGCTTCATggcttctttccttttctttaattaataattaattaataataatacacatacgcaaatatatataataatgataaCTCATCTCCGATGACCGATCTGTTTTTGTTCCTATCCCTTTTTTCCTTTACCCCATTCCTTATTTGCATTTCAAGGCACTGTTTCTTCGCCGGATAAATCACAAGCTTACTCCAGTTCTCGAGTTCAATTGGAAGTCAATCTAATTCCTTTTGCTTCATTCGGTGATGGGATTTTCTGGGATTTGTATTTGAAGTGATATTCTCTAAGTGAAGTAATAGAAAGAGTTGAAGTCAAAGACACAGAGATGGATATAATGGAGATATCGATAATGCATCATGTGGGCATTGTACTGTTTTTGCTTTGGTTGCTTTCTTTCTTCAATCAATGCCACCCAATTGCCTACTTCATTTCTTTGATCTATCTTTTCGCGGTAtcatttctttcttctttctcttgtaTTATCTTTTcaatctcttcttctttctgctGATGGGTTTCTTTCTTTGAAAGGTTCATGAGAGGTATGTTGTGAGATTGAGGAGGAAATTGCAGTTCCATGAAAGAAAGCAAGCTAATCAGAAGAGAGtaaattctttctttcttttcttaatttGAGTTCGGTTCTTCATATTCTTGAATCTTTTCTAACTTTATCAAGATTTCAAAAGGGGAGCAATATGcttttatgctttttcttctttttctaagAAAAGAAGCTGGGCTAAAACtctttattgattttattagGTGCTCTCTGATTCTGAAACTGTTCGGTGGTTGAATCATGCTATGGAAAAGATATGGCCCATTTGCATGGAGCAGATTGCATCGCAGAAGATTCTACTCCCCATTATACCTTGGTTCTTGAACAAGTATAAGCCATGGACCGCTGTATGAATTCTTCTTTCTTGTACTTTATAtatacttttttctttttttttcttttttttttgttttaggtTGTGCTGTTAATTTTGGTTGGTCTAAGCCCCTAGgctgtgctttttttttttttccccttaaaAAAATGAACCAAGTATGATGATACGGCATGGTTGACTCACTCATTTAGCCAAAAAAATTTTCCCATGTTGTTTACAATAAGGGTGTGGATTTTATGCTTCATTACTTCAAATCGTTGACAAAAATCAACCAAGATTTTTGAGAATTCCCATCTCATGTCCAGATATATGTCTCTAATCAATTTTCATTTCCAAGATTCGTGTATTTAAATCCAATCCATGACTAAAGGGCCATTCAAATTTTCCTTCTTGAAATATTGTTCTGAGATttccaaattattttaaatagtcATTTGATTTTGTTGGTGTTGGTCATCTGCACCTGCCTTGAAAATTTTGAGTTTTTCCCTGAAAATTTCCTGATTCAAattgtgggttgtttatgtttgCATATGTTAAATGGGCAGAAAAAGGCTGTGGTTCAACACATGTATTTAGGAAGAAACCCACCACTGCTCACGGAAATGAGGGTTCTTCGCGAATGCTCCAGCGATGACCACTTGGTATATATCATCAAGCATGCTGATCAgtcttttattataaattttgtgCTGCAATTTATTGTCTTATTTAGTAGAGTTTAAATATGATAAATGCAGGCATTGGAATTGGGAATGAACTTTTGCACCGCAGATGACATGAGTGCAATACTTGCTGTCAAGTTAAGGAAAAGGCTGGGATTTGGAATGTGGGCAAAGTTGCATATGACAGGCATGCATGTCGAAGGGAAGGTATAGAGCTTCGATTCATTGAATTCCATGAgtgatataatattttattgactcttgtttttaatttttatggacTGAAAGTGTATTATGTAATTGTATGTTGTATCTGCATGACTTTTAGTCATTGGCAAATGATGATAATCTTTGTTTCATCTTTCATGATCATAAATATCAAAAGGGTAAGAAACTGAGAATCCTTCTAAGCCATGACACAGTTTACATGCATTTATCCATAATTGTTGCACTTTTGCTGGAATTTTAGCACATTCTTTGGTTTTATATAGCTTTACCTCACATGAGGTGGATCCATCCATATtttgcattatttatttatttgctagtTTCAGGATGCCTTAACATAATCTTTAATATTGTTAGTTTTTCTAATTATATCAACATGATTTAAAGGAAATTTATTCCTTATGTTTTTCacttttcccttttctctttattttttaaattgcatTGAGGGTATTATTAAGGAAGCTATTCCATGTTAACATAGCTTTATTCTTGGCAAATTGCATTTGCAAATAGGGAACTGGATGGCATTAATTCATTATTTGATGATAAGCATTTCCAATTCTGGTTCTTGTGTCTCTCACATGAAACCTGGAATGTTCTTCATTCTTTCTTATATGGAATATGAAATTCTTTTAGTGGGTGATGAACTTACTATCCAAGTATGTGACATCATTTAGATCCTTCTTCTCTCTGCTCTCTCTCCCTCTGTCtccctatctctctctctctcaagcaTCACTTCAATTGCCATTTCCATCAAGTTATTACAATCTGACTAGTATTATTTCACTTCAACTGATTCCCATCTGTTTTAGGTCTTGATTGGAGTGAAGTTCCTTCGCCATTGGCCTTTCCTTGGCCGTTTGAGGGTATGCTTTGCTGAGCCACCTTATTTCCAAATGACTGTCAAACCTATCTTCACTCATGGGCTTGATGTTACTGAACTTCCAGGGATTGCTGGATGGCTAGTAAGTCATATTCAaacaatttttcttaaaattttcccCATTTCTTTGTTCATTTCCTGACTCTCACACTTAAATGATCTTGACATACGCATTCTCACCATCTCACTATCTTTATCCAAAATCTCACGATCTTGATTAGGACAAGCTTCTGTCAGTTGCATTTGAGCAGACACTTGTTCaggtatttctttttctttctttctttctttctttctttctttcttttttttttgtaaggACTGAGAAGGGAAAGAGAGACCTAAAATGACATGCAAAGTAGTATAGAAAGATTTACAGTATCAATGAGGAATTGATCTTAAACACAACTGAATGGTGAAAATGAATCCATATAGGGTTCTTGTAGGCCTAGTCAAATTGACTTGTCATCCTTCTATTCTTTAAAATTTggactataaaaaaaaaaatatgtttgGCCAAAATGAGGGCATTGTTATAAACTAatattgtgttttttttttttcactaaaaATATCTCATTTAGGCCAAATATcaacatttttttcttttttggtccTGTGGGAATTCTTCAGTTAGTGACAGTTTTTCACTTATTTGGGAGAACTAACAATAGTGTTTTAACTGTGTAATGTTTTTCCTGCTTGCAGCCCAACATGCTAGTTGTGGATGTGGAGAAATTTGCTTCTGCAGAGCCAGGTGATTTACCAATAGGCAAAGTTGTATAGGACTTCCTCAGGATTATTTTCCCAAGTGAATGTCTTTACTCTTGAGCAACCATTGTTGGCTGTGATTATTACAGTGCCCTTAATAAGGAAGTTGACCCCTTGTTTATCAATGTCACCTAGGAGATTCGTGGTGCATTCTGAACATAATTTCCTTTTAAGTGGAATTCTCATctacttctctctctcttttcattATCTTAATCTTGCTTTCAGAACTTGGGTTTCATCCACTAAAAATGCCTTGAAATTATTTTCACATCCACTATTTTTAGCATTTTAATCGGGATGTGCTTTTTTGGCTTTATTTTGATGGTTATCAATATCCACTTTTCTGGTGAACATATTTACAGAAGTCGATTTCAGCCAAAAATGGTGCTCTGAAACTATTTCAAATTTCTCTTTTCAGCGGACACATCACACATGATCACATTGCTATGAAATTTTTATGGCCTTAATTTGTCATGACATGGTTTGACGGGCTTAGGTGACTTTAGGTTGGCATGTTAGAGCACTAGAACTTTTGTGGAAGAAAATATTATTGCGTAATGGCAATTGGTGAATTAGGATGTATATTTCTCCAGGAACTGACAATAAAGAACCTAAGCATTGTTAAATGAGGTTGCTTCTCTGTTATAGCTCTATCTTTAAAGgagaattttcatttattttagagGTGGATATGACTTTCCTTGTAGAGTTTTAATCTGAAAATTTTCTGTTTTAGAAAAACAAGTGGTGATATTGACATTAGCACTTCTGTTACCTTCTTTAAGCTATTAGAGAAATTATTGTAGAATCTGGTGCTTAACTGTATTTTTACTAGTAAGTGAAATTTGTAACCTTGTTTACAATTGTTTGCTTGTCAGAAAGTTGGTTCTCCGTGGATGAGAAGGAACCCATTGCTTATGCCAAAGTTGAAGTTGTGGAAGCTTCTGACATGAAACCATCTGACTTAAATGGTTAATTTTAGCTACTGATGGTTCAACTTTCACCATGTAATGTTCCACGTGTATGAGATAAATGATTTGTTTCTTTTTCAGGATTGGCTGATCCATATGTTAAAGGACAACTTGGCCCTTACAAATTCAGGACAAAGATACAAAGGAAAACTCTGGCTCCAAAATGGCATGAAGAATTCAAGATCCCCATTTGCACATGGGATTTGCCTAATGTGCTAGCTATTGAAGTTCGTGACAAGGACCGTTTTGTTGACGATTCTCTTGGGTTTGTCTATTCTCCCCATGATAAGGCTATGGTTAAATGATTATATTTTCATTACTGTCAAGTAAAAGGAcaatattgttatttatttgtcttATTAATTTCCATGGTGATTATACTTTCTGTTTATTTCATATTGCATGATATAATTTCAATGTATTGTATCTGATGTTTTCTACAGGGATTGTACTATTAACATCAGTGATCTTAGAGATGGTGAGAGACATGATATGTGGTTGCCACTCCAGAAAATTAAAATGGGGAGACTGCATCTTGCCATAACTGTGCTTGAAGAAAATATAAAGGTaatcttaataaaattctatttgaAAGCAAATGGAATCTTTGGGTTTCAAATgtttggaaagaaaaaaaaaagcagtgcACTTTTCTCATGGGATTATCCAATGAGAATCTTGAATGTAATTTGTTCAGGGGGGTGCTAATTTTTTTGATGGAGAACCATTGAGGAAGGAAGAAATGGGAGATTCCTTTACCAGTGAGACTGCAAATAGTGCTTCTTTTTCATCCAGAACAACAGACAAGTCTCCTGATAATTTTGAGCCTATCAACATTGAAG
This window encodes:
- the LOC110601302 gene encoding C2 domain-containing protein At1g53590 isoform X1 translates to MDIMEISIMHHVGIVLFLLWLLSFFNQCHPIAYFISLIYLFAVHERYVVRLRRKLQFHERKQANQKRVLSDSETVRWLNHAMEKIWPICMEQIASQKILLPIIPWFLNKYKPWTAKKAVVQHMYLGRNPPLLTEMRVLRECSSDDHLALELGMNFCTADDMSAILAVKLRKRLGFGMWAKLHMTGMHVEGKVLIGVKFLRHWPFLGRLRVCFAEPPYFQMTVKPIFTHGLDVTELPGIAGWLDKLLSVAFEQTLVQPNMLVVDVEKFASAEPESWFSVDEKEPIAYAKVEVVEASDMKPSDLNGLADPYVKGQLGPYKFRTKIQRKTLAPKWHEEFKIPICTWDLPNVLAIEVRDKDRFVDDSLGDCTINISDLRDGERHDMWLPLQKIKMGRLHLAITVLEENIKGGANFFDGEPLRKEEMGDSFTSETANSASFSSRTTDKSPDNFEPINIEGQEGTGIWVHQPGSEVSQTWEPRKGKSKRLDNQVDGVPGDSFGGTHSGPLNNESSSSDENTEGKRTMNKVRHGLHKLSSVFRRGPKNEENSGRNEETVQSPYANIKAVNHKEIGVKFIVEDTLPASAVVKNPKEVNLSPEGSGSESPGKGNVKGMAKSILKRAEKSARNIKHVLSRKGSRKSPSGLSDVTEQEISPESDSSDDESLTSPQVQRIPVVSSSTSSSYGNDLDDKIKERVVQAGSSESAEDQMKNVDVEGLERIDENEVASSSSNGGNGLEELSEPQQTGKKLDGNGLQELSSRQLPGKKLDDNRPEEFSNTEVPEDKSEGEMRSGAENVSL
- the LOC110601302 gene encoding C2 domain-containing protein At1g53590 isoform X2 — translated: MDIMEISIMHHVGIVLFLLWLLSFFNQCHPIAYFISLIYLFAVHERYVVRLRRKLQFHERKQANQKRVLSDSETVRWLNHAMEKIWPICMEQIASQKILLPIIPWFLNKYKPWTAKKAVVQHMYLGRNPPLLTEMRVLRECSSDDHLALELGMNFCTADDMSAILAVKLRKRLGFGMWAKLHMTGMHVEGKPNMLVVDVEKFASAEPESWFSVDEKEPIAYAKVEVVEASDMKPSDLNGLADPYVKGQLGPYKFRTKIQRKTLAPKWHEEFKIPICTWDLPNVLAIEVRDKDRFVDDSLGDCTINISDLRDGERHDMWLPLQKIKMGRLHLAITVLEENIKGGANFFDGEPLRKEEMGDSFTSETANSASFSSRTTDKSPDNFEPINIEGQEGTGIWVHQPGSEVSQTWEPRKGKSKRLDNQVDGVPGDSFGGTHSGPLNNESSSSDENTEGKRTMNKVRHGLHKLSSVFRRGPKNEENSGRNEETVQSPYANIKAVNHKEIGVKFIVEDTLPASAVVKNPKEVNLSPEGSGSESPGKGNVKGMAKSILKRAEKSARNIKHVLSRKGSRKSPSGLSDVTEQEISPESDSSDDESLTSPQVQRIPVVSSSTSSSYGNDLDDKIKERVVQAGSSESAEDQMKNVDVEGLERIDENEVASSSSNGGNGLEELSEPQQTGKKLDGNGLQELSSRQLPGKKLDDNRPEEFSNTEVPEDKSEGEMRSGAENVSL